The Mycolicibacterium lutetiense genome window below encodes:
- a CDS encoding L,D-transpeptidase, whose product MVGCALILGAGTAQADPAPFEPPRLVPADGSTVGVAQPIIINFPGPVDDAGATENAIHVSSVPEVPGKFYWITPTQLRWRPLSFWPAHTAVTVDAGGTVSNFNTGDTLVATANDTTHQLTVTRNGTVEKTIPMSMGKASGGHQTPNGTFYVQEKMPSVVMDSSTYGVPVNSPNGYKLTVDLAVRFDDSGDFVHSAPWSVADQGKRNVSHGCINISPANAQWFFDNFKPGDPIIVQNSTGTYSRYDGSNDWQI is encoded by the coding sequence ATGGTGGGCTGCGCGCTCATCCTGGGTGCGGGTACCGCGCAGGCAGATCCGGCGCCGTTCGAGCCGCCGAGGCTCGTCCCCGCCGACGGCTCGACCGTCGGTGTGGCCCAGCCGATCATCATCAACTTCCCGGGACCCGTCGATGACGCCGGTGCAACCGAAAACGCCATTCATGTCTCGTCGGTCCCGGAAGTCCCCGGCAAGTTCTACTGGATCACCCCCACGCAACTGCGCTGGCGTCCGCTGAGCTTCTGGCCCGCCCACACCGCGGTCACCGTCGACGCCGGCGGCACGGTGTCCAACTTCAACACCGGGGACACGCTGGTGGCCACGGCGAACGACACCACCCACCAACTCACCGTGACCCGTAACGGGACCGTGGAGAAAACCATCCCGATGTCGATGGGTAAGGCATCCGGCGGCCACCAGACGCCGAACGGCACCTTCTACGTTCAAGAGAAGATGCCCTCGGTGGTGATGGATTCGTCGACCTATGGCGTCCCGGTCAACTCGCCGAACGGATACAAGCTGACGGTCGATCTGGCCGTCCGCTTCGACGACAGCGGCGACTTCGTGCACAGCGCCCCGTGGTCGGTGGCCGATCAGGGCAAGCGCAACGTCAGCCACGGCTGCATCAACATCAGCCCCGCCAACGCGCAGTGGTTCTTCGACAACTTCAAGCCCGGCGATCCCATCATCGTTCAGAACTCAACCGGCACCTACTCCCGGTACGACGGCTCCAACGATTGGCAGATCTAA
- a CDS encoding DUF692 domain-containing protein — protein MTVTARTVPALGDVGLGWRREIAGLMADLTPGFCEVIAEAVPMRRRRARPDPLLAGLAAAGVPVIPHGVALSLGGVEPVQPARIHRLAACAEALGSPLVSEHIAFVRAGGIEAGHLLPVPRTREAVDVLARNITRTCRQLPVPLAVENIAAFVEWPESDLSESEFLTELIERTDVLLVLDVANVYANARNRGLDPHRELARLPIERVAYSHVAGGRQDDDFYHDTHTDRTPPEVLDLVTALRERVDTPFMLERDGRYPPAAELFDELDAIATAAGAAPITTCARKAWA, from the coding sequence ATGACGGTCACCGCCCGCACCGTGCCCGCGCTGGGCGACGTGGGCCTGGGGTGGCGCCGCGAAATCGCCGGGCTGATGGCCGACCTCACGCCCGGGTTCTGTGAGGTGATCGCCGAGGCCGTGCCGATGCGGCGCCGTCGGGCCCGGCCGGATCCCCTGCTCGCCGGGCTTGCCGCCGCCGGGGTCCCGGTGATCCCGCACGGGGTCGCGCTGTCCCTGGGCGGTGTGGAACCGGTGCAGCCCGCCCGGATCCACCGATTGGCGGCCTGCGCGGAGGCGCTGGGATCCCCCTTGGTCAGCGAGCACATCGCCTTCGTGCGGGCCGGCGGGATCGAGGCGGGGCACCTGCTGCCGGTGCCCCGCACCCGGGAGGCAGTGGATGTATTGGCGCGGAACATCACCCGGACCTGCAGGCAGCTGCCGGTACCACTGGCGGTCGAGAACATCGCCGCGTTCGTGGAATGGCCCGAGTCGGATCTCAGTGAATCGGAGTTCCTCACCGAGCTGATCGAGCGCACCGACGTGCTGCTGGTGCTCGACGTGGCGAATGTCTATGCCAATGCCCGGAACCGGGGTCTCGACCCGCACCGCGAGCTCGCCCGGCTCCCTATCGAGCGGGTCGCCTACAGCCACGTCGCGGGCGGCCGGCAGGACGACGATTTCTATCACGACACCCACACCGATCGGACGCCACCGGAGGTGCTGGACCTGGTCACCGCCCTGCGTGAACGGGTGGACACCCCGTTCATGCTCGAGCGTGACGGACGGTACCCACCGGCGGCCGAACTGTTCGACGAACTGGACGCGATCGCCACGGCCGCCGGGGCCGCGCCGATCACCACCTGCGCGCGAAAGGCGTGGGCATGA
- a CDS encoding TIGR04222 domain-containing membrane protein: MSIEEMIDRYASAMTAEAKWYLAALVAAAVFAVLWRTATAPRRPVNQDPISPTELALLRSEVAPVVAALAGLRASGRITGNGRVDRAVPAGPQDDRFTEQTLARVAADAGHTVPSLYNDSQADLAALEEQLSERGLLRSRSERTRMRWGAAPSFLVLAVGIAFCVYLATHVEEQPSYVVPLVVLTLATVSYSALVLPRLLTVGRLTRAGRQRLAAEQGHLAYLDPAKRPAFETYGPAAVALSAALFGTAALWAVDPDYSSSVQLAGDPSGGGDGGGCGASCGGDGGGGGGCGGCGGCGGCGG; this comes from the coding sequence ATGTCGATCGAGGAAATGATTGATAGGTACGCGTCGGCGATGACCGCAGAGGCGAAGTGGTATCTGGCCGCTCTGGTCGCAGCGGCGGTCTTCGCGGTGCTCTGGCGGACCGCCACTGCGCCGCGGCGCCCGGTCAACCAGGACCCGATCAGCCCGACCGAGCTCGCGCTGCTGCGATCGGAGGTCGCTCCGGTGGTCGCCGCCCTGGCCGGGCTGCGCGCCAGTGGACGGATCACCGGCAACGGCCGGGTGGACCGCGCGGTGCCGGCCGGCCCGCAGGACGACCGGTTCACCGAGCAGACGCTGGCGCGGGTCGCCGCCGACGCGGGGCACACCGTGCCGAGCCTGTACAACGATTCCCAGGCCGACCTCGCCGCGCTGGAAGAACAGCTGAGTGAGCGCGGCCTGCTCCGCAGCCGGTCCGAGCGGACCCGGATGCGGTGGGGTGCGGCACCGTCGTTTCTCGTGCTGGCGGTCGGCATCGCCTTCTGCGTGTACCTGGCGACCCATGTCGAGGAACAGCCGAGCTACGTGGTGCCGTTGGTGGTGCTGACCCTGGCGACCGTCTCCTACAGCGCCCTCGTGCTGCCCCGACTGCTCACAGTGGGCCGGCTGACACGAGCCGGCCGGCAACGTCTCGCCGCCGAACAGGGGCACCTGGCCTACCTCGATCCGGCCAAGCGCCCGGCGTTCGAAACGTATGGGCCGGCGGCGGTGGCCCTTTCCGCGGCGCTGTTCGGCACCGCAGCACTGTGGGCGGTAGACCCCGACTACTCCAGTTCGGTACAGCTGGCCGGGGATCCCTCCGGGGGCGGCGACGGCGGCGGCTGTGGCGCCTCCTGCGGCGGTGACGGCGGCGGGGGTGGCGGCTGTGGTGGGTGCGGCGGCTGCGGTGGGTGTGGCGGATGA
- a CDS encoding TetR/AcrR family transcriptional regulator, translated as MNSPTTSVETDNSAFRSRLLDAMIQSVIEDGYQNTTVADIVRRAKTSRRTFYEHFASREECFVALLTSVNTKHVGEIAGKVERQAPWQDQVRQAVEAWIGSYQAHPELMLAWIRDLPTMGTAARALQRESMENFITMVEVMTSSEAFRSAGVSISRRRTIMMIGGLRELTAMTVETGGEVGEIIEDAVQACTAMLTPLS; from the coding sequence ATGAACAGTCCCACGACGTCGGTTGAAACCGACAACAGCGCGTTCCGGTCGCGGTTACTCGATGCCATGATTCAGTCGGTCATCGAGGACGGATATCAGAACACCACGGTCGCCGATATCGTGCGCCGGGCCAAGACCTCGCGGCGCACCTTCTATGAGCACTTCGCCAGCCGCGAGGAGTGCTTTGTTGCCCTGCTGACCTCGGTAAACACCAAGCATGTGGGTGAAATCGCCGGAAAGGTCGAGAGACAGGCGCCGTGGCAGGATCAGGTTCGCCAGGCGGTCGAGGCGTGGATCGGTTCCTATCAGGCCCACCCCGAGTTGATGCTGGCCTGGATTCGCGATCTGCCGACCATGGGGACCGCGGCGCGGGCGCTGCAGCGCGAGTCGATGGAGAACTTCATCACGATGGTGGAGGTGATGACGAGCTCCGAGGCGTTCCGCTCGGCCGGAGTGTCGATCTCACGGCGCCGCACCATCATGATGATCGGTGGGTTGCGTGAGCTCACCGCGATGACCGTCGAGACCGGCGGCGAGGTGGGGGAGATCATCGAGGACGCGGTGCAGGCCTGCACCGCGATGTTGACCCCGCTCAGCTGA
- a CDS encoding DUF2834 domain-containing protein produces MVSLIVHAILGVTVVALVVRLNPGIFARPPGPALSRVELAFYVVGLASIPICWYFNMQFVSQYAQPGGNPIWGPGSWQEFITLGYANPAAGSASADYTIANVILLPLFTIIDGLRRGIRHPWLFFVASLFTSFAFAFAFYFATIERQRRHQQAQVAVS; encoded by the coding sequence ATGGTGTCGCTCATCGTTCATGCAATTCTGGGCGTGACGGTCGTCGCGCTCGTGGTCCGTCTCAACCCCGGGATCTTTGCCCGCCCGCCCGGGCCGGCACTGTCCCGGGTCGAACTGGCCTTCTACGTCGTCGGCCTCGCATCGATCCCGATCTGCTGGTACTTCAACATGCAGTTCGTCTCGCAGTACGCCCAACCGGGCGGCAATCCGATCTGGGGCCCCGGAAGTTGGCAGGAATTCATCACGCTCGGGTACGCCAACCCCGCCGCGGGCTCGGCCAGCGCCGACTACACGATCGCCAATGTCATTCTGCTGCCGCTGTTTACGATCATCGACGGGCTACGACGCGGCATCCGTCACCCCTGGTTGTTCTTTGTCGCGAGCCTGTTCACCAGCTTCGCCTTCGCCTTCGCGTTCTACTTCGCCACCATCGAACGGCAGCGCCGCCACCAGCAGGCCCAGGTCGCGGTCAGCTGA
- a CDS encoding TetR/AcrR family transcriptional regulator, whose amino-acid sequence MVRPAQTARSERTREALRQAALVRFLAQGVEDTSAEQIAADAGVSLRTFYRHFTSKHDLLFADYDAGLHWFRAALAERPASESVLDSVQSAILAFPYDVDAVTKIASMRAVELDPDRIVRHIRQVESDFADAVAELLVARRGRVPLGDDRLRIVVTARCVAASVFGAMELWMIGNEAGERSLPELARMCRAALEALRSGLD is encoded by the coding sequence ATGGTCAGGCCCGCGCAGACCGCGCGCAGTGAGCGCACACGCGAGGCGTTGCGGCAGGCCGCGCTGGTGCGATTCCTCGCCCAGGGGGTCGAGGACACCTCGGCCGAGCAGATCGCCGCCGACGCCGGGGTTTCCCTGCGCACCTTCTATCGGCATTTCACGTCCAAACACGACCTGCTGTTCGCCGACTATGACGCCGGCCTGCACTGGTTCCGGGCCGCGCTGGCCGAACGGCCGGCGTCCGAATCGGTCCTCGACTCGGTGCAGTCGGCGATCCTGGCCTTCCCTTACGACGTCGATGCGGTGACCAAGATTGCAAGCATGCGCGCGGTGGAACTCGACCCCGACCGGATCGTGCGCCACATCCGCCAGGTCGAATCGGACTTCGCCGACGCGGTGGCCGAACTGCTCGTGGCGCGTCGGGGCCGGGTGCCGCTGGGGGATGACCGGCTGCGGATCGTGGTGACCGCCCGATGTGTCGCGGCTTCGGTGTTCGGGGCCATGGAGTTGTGGATGATCGGCAACGAGGCGGGGGAGCGGTCACTGCCCGAGCTGGCCCGGATGTGCCGGGCCGCGCTGGAAGCGCTGCGATCGGGGCTCGATTGA
- a CDS encoding phytoene desaturase family protein — protein sequence MAEYDAIVIGAGHNGLAAAALLARAGKRTLCLEAKRYAGGMASTVELFDGYRFEIAGSLQFPTSAVVSAELGLDALPTVDLEVMSVSLRGIGDPPVVYYADPMKMLGHLGEVHGADAVAGMAGLMAWSLAPTRALGRFDAGRPPRTLDEMYACAATESERAAIDDLLFGSVSDVLDRYLPDKDKHGALRGMLAFLAVNTTYRGPETPGSAAALAYGLAVPDENAVLMKKLAGGIGALTDHLHALLTAAGGELRLRSSVDRITVDAGRITGVRLSDGTAITAPVVVSAIAPDTTVTKLIDPEAIPAEVRERFTRIDHRGSYLQMHFALDGAPTFDAPYELLNDPEMQAAIGIFSTPEELQQQWQDARRGIVPADPAIAFQIPSAHDPTLAPAGKHAASAFALWFPVEESASGYGELKDEMGRRVIEKISRLAPDFEKRIIRHTTFTPRHMGTMFGAPGGDYCHGLIHPEQMGPNRPGPKGYVGQPIPIDGLYLASAGCHGGPGITFIPGYNAAKAVLDD from the coding sequence ATGGCGGAATACGACGCGATCGTGATCGGTGCCGGGCACAACGGGCTGGCTGCGGCGGCCCTGTTGGCGCGGGCCGGAAAGCGCACCCTGTGCCTGGAGGCCAAGCGATATGCCGGCGGGATGGCATCGACCGTCGAGCTTTTCGACGGCTACCGCTTCGAAATCGCCGGGTCGCTGCAGTTCCCCACCTCGGCCGTGGTCAGCGCCGAATTGGGGTTGGATGCCTTGCCGACCGTGGACCTGGAGGTCATGTCGGTATCGCTGCGCGGAATCGGTGACCCGCCGGTCGTCTACTACGCCGACCCGATGAAGATGCTGGGCCACCTCGGTGAGGTGCACGGCGCCGACGCGGTGGCCGGAATGGCGGGCCTGATGGCCTGGAGTCTGGCGCCCACCCGGGCCCTGGGCCGGTTCGACGCGGGCCGTCCGCCTCGCACCCTCGACGAGATGTATGCCTGCGCGGCAACTGAATCCGAGCGGGCGGCCATCGATGATCTGCTGTTCGGATCGGTCAGCGATGTCCTGGACCGTTACCTGCCGGACAAGGACAAGCACGGCGCGTTGCGCGGCATGCTGGCCTTCCTGGCGGTCAACACCACCTACCGGGGACCTGAAACGCCGGGCAGCGCGGCCGCCCTGGCCTACGGCCTGGCGGTGCCCGACGAGAACGCCGTGCTGATGAAGAAGCTGGCGGGCGGGATCGGCGCTCTGACCGACCATCTGCATGCCCTGCTGACCGCCGCAGGGGGTGAACTGCGGTTGCGCAGCAGCGTCGACCGGATCACGGTCGACGCCGGCCGGATCACCGGAGTGCGACTGTCCGACGGCACCGCGATCACCGCGCCCGTCGTGGTGTCGGCGATCGCCCCGGACACCACGGTCACCAAGCTCATCGACCCCGAGGCAATACCGGCCGAGGTGCGTGAGCGGTTCACCCGGATCGACCATCGCGGAAGCTATCTGCAGATGCATTTCGCGCTCGACGGGGCACCCACCTTCGACGCTCCCTACGAATTGCTCAACGACCCGGAAATGCAGGCCGCCATCGGCATTTTCAGCACGCCGGAAGAACTGCAGCAGCAGTGGCAGGACGCCCGCCGCGGGATCGTGCCCGCCGATCCCGCGATCGCCTTCCAGATCCCCTCGGCCCACGATCCGACTCTGGCCCCGGCGGGCAAGCATGCCGCCTCGGCGTTCGCGTTGTGGTTCCCGGTCGAGGAGTCGGCCTCCGGCTACGGCGAACTCAAGGACGAGATGGGCCGGCGGGTCATCGAGAAAATCAGCCGGTTGGCACCGGATTTCGAGAAGCGGATCATCCGGCACACCACCTTCACACCGCGCCATATGGGCACGATGTTCGGTGCGCCGGGCGGCGACTACTGCCACGGCCTGATCCATCCCGAGCAGATGGGCCCCAACCGTCCCGGCCCCAAAGGGTATGTCGGTCAACCGATTCCCATTGACGGTCTGTATCTGGCCAGTGCGGGCTGCCACGGCGGGCCGGGGATCACCTTCATCCCCGGCTACAACGCCGCCAAGGCGGTGCTGGACGACTAA
- a CDS encoding UBP-type zinc finger domain-containing protein: MTNPVDQTALPSGTGCAECTAAGGWWVHLRRCAACGHIGCCDDSLARHASAHWRETGHPIIRSFEPGEDWFWDFETNQYYDGPELAPPQHHPVDQPAPGPKGQVPKDWVDQLNNR, from the coding sequence ATGACTAATCCGGTCGATCAGACCGCCCTCCCCAGCGGAACCGGATGCGCGGAGTGCACCGCCGCTGGGGGCTGGTGGGTCCATCTGCGACGCTGTGCGGCGTGCGGGCATATCGGTTGCTGTGATGATTCGTTGGCCCGTCACGCGTCGGCGCATTGGCGCGAGACCGGGCACCCGATCATCCGCTCGTTCGAGCCGGGCGAGGACTGGTTCTGGGACTTCGAGACCAACCAGTACTACGACGGGCCCGAGCTTGCGCCGCCGCAGCATCATCCCGTGGACCAGCCGGCGCCCGGGCCGAAGGGGCAGGTACCCAAGGACTGGGTCGACCAGCTGAACAACCGTTAG
- a CDS encoding SRPBCC family protein: MATSDSREVVIEATPQEILDVVADVEATPSWSPQYQRAEILESYDDGRPKQVKMTVKAAGLTDEQVIEYTWSENKVSWTLVRAGQLKAQDASYTLTPDGDKTKVRFDISIDLSVPLPGFILKRTMKGGVETATEGLRKQVLKVKKG; encoded by the coding sequence ATGGCAACCAGCGATTCCCGTGAAGTAGTGATCGAGGCGACCCCACAGGAGATCCTCGACGTCGTCGCCGATGTCGAGGCGACGCCGAGCTGGTCGCCGCAATACCAGCGTGCCGAGATCCTCGAGTCCTACGACGACGGCCGGCCCAAGCAGGTGAAGATGACGGTCAAGGCCGCCGGGCTGACCGACGAGCAGGTCATCGAATACACCTGGAGCGAGAACAAGGTCAGCTGGACGTTGGTGCGCGCCGGTCAGCTCAAGGCGCAGGACGCCAGCTACACCCTGACCCCCGATGGCGACAAGACCAAGGTTCGGTTCGACATCTCCATCGATCTGTCGGTGCCGCTGCCGGGCTTCATCCTCAAGCGGACCATGAAAGGCGGCGTCGAGACCGCCACCGAAGGCCTCCGCAAGCAGGTGCTCAAGGTCAAGAAGGGCTAG
- a CDS encoding alpha-keto acid decarboxylase family protein produces the protein MGESGYTVGDYLLDRLAELGVTEVFGVPGDYQLEFLDHILAHPTLRWVGGANELNAGYAADGYGRLRGMAALVTTFGVGELSAANAVAGSYAEHVPVVHIVGAPSKDSQAARRIVHHTLGDGDFDHFLRISREITCAQANLVPATATREIDRVLSEVREQKRPGYLLIATDVARFPTEPPTAPLPRYTAGTSPRALSMFTAAAAEMIGDHRLTVLADFLVHRLDCIDELSALLAADTVGHATLMWGKSLVDESSPNYLGIYAGAASEDSVREAIEDAPVLVTAGVLFTDMVSGFFSQRIDPARTIDIGVNQSVVAGQVYAPLDMSAALGAVTAILTERGITSPALPPLPTRTHTDPPGPYVALTQEILWDRLSEALTPGNVVLADQGTSFYGMAGHRLASGVTFIGQPLWGSIGYTLPAALGAGLADRDRRTVLLIGDGAAQLTIQELGSFGREGLAPVVVVVNNDGYTVERAIHGVTAEYNDITGWRWTELPTALGVSDALTFRARTYGELDDALSTAAATPDRMVFVEVMLGRMDIPPLLTELAQSASEANSS, from the coding sequence ATGGGAGAAAGCGGCTACACCGTCGGCGACTACCTGCTGGACCGGCTTGCCGAATTGGGGGTGACCGAGGTTTTCGGCGTGCCCGGCGACTATCAGCTCGAGTTCCTCGACCACATCCTCGCCCACCCCACACTCCGCTGGGTGGGTGGCGCCAACGAGCTCAACGCCGGCTATGCCGCCGACGGCTATGGTCGGTTGCGCGGCATGGCCGCCCTGGTCACCACGTTCGGGGTCGGTGAGTTGTCGGCGGCGAATGCGGTTGCCGGCAGCTACGCCGAACATGTGCCGGTGGTGCACATCGTCGGCGCGCCGTCCAAGGATTCGCAGGCAGCGCGACGCATCGTTCACCACACCCTGGGCGACGGGGACTTCGATCACTTTCTGCGGATCAGTCGCGAGATCACCTGTGCCCAGGCGAATCTGGTGCCGGCGACGGCGACGCGCGAGATCGACCGGGTGCTCTCCGAGGTGCGCGAGCAGAAGCGGCCCGGCTATCTGTTGATCGCGACGGATGTGGCCCGGTTCCCCACCGAGCCTCCCACCGCACCGCTACCCCGCTACACCGCCGGCACCAGTCCGCGCGCGCTGTCGATGTTCACTGCGGCGGCCGCCGAGATGATCGGCGATCACCGGCTGACCGTGCTCGCCGATTTCCTGGTGCACCGGCTGGACTGCATCGACGAACTCAGCGCGCTGTTGGCAGCCGATACGGTCGGTCATGCCACATTGATGTGGGGCAAGAGCCTGGTCGATGAGAGCTCACCCAACTATCTGGGTATCTATGCCGGTGCGGCCAGCGAAGATTCGGTACGCGAGGCGATCGAGGACGCTCCGGTGCTGGTGACCGCGGGCGTGTTGTTCACCGACATGGTCAGCGGGTTCTTCAGCCAACGCATCGACCCGGCCCGCACCATCGACATCGGCGTGAACCAGAGCGTGGTGGCCGGGCAGGTCTATGCTCCGCTGGACATGTCGGCCGCGCTCGGGGCCGTCACGGCGATCCTCACCGAGCGCGGCATCACCTCACCGGCGCTGCCCCCGCTTCCCACTCGGACGCACACCGACCCGCCCGGACCGTATGTCGCGTTGACCCAGGAGATCCTGTGGGACAGGCTTTCTGAAGCCCTCACACCCGGCAACGTGGTGCTCGCCGATCAGGGCACGTCGTTCTACGGGATGGCCGGCCACCGGTTGGCGTCGGGCGTGACGTTCATCGGCCAGCCCCTGTGGGGTTCGATCGGCTACACCCTGCCCGCCGCACTCGGTGCCGGACTCGCCGACCGGGACCGCCGCACGGTGCTGCTCATCGGTGACGGCGCCGCGCAGCTGACCATCCAGGAGTTGGGCAGCTTCGGCCGCGAGGGCCTGGCACCCGTCGTGGTGGTGGTCAACAACGACGGCTACACCGTGGAACGCGCAATCCACGGTGTCACCGCCGAATACAACGACATCACCGGATGGCGCTGGACCGAACTGCCCACAGCACTGGGTGTCTCCGATGCGCTGACGTTCCGGGCCCGCACCTACGGCGAACTCGACGATGCACTGAGCACCGCGGCGGCCACGCCCGACCGCATGGTGTTCGTCGAGGTGATGCTGGGGCGGATGGACATCCCGCCACTGCTGACCGAGTTGGCGCAGTCCGCGTCGGAAGCCAACTCGAGCTGA
- a CDS encoding CaiB/BaiF CoA transferase family protein: protein MTNTGPLAGVRVIELGGIGPGPHAAMMLSDLGADVVRVRRPGGLTMPAENLDLMHRGKRIVDLDVKSEPGKLLDLVAKADVLLDCFRPGTCERLGIGPAECEAVNPRLIFARITGWGQDGPLATTAGHDINYLSQTGALSAIGYRDRPPVAPLNLVADFGGGSMLVVIGIVTALYERERSGKGQVIDAAMVDGVSMLAQMMWTMRATGSLRDERESFLLDGGAPYYRTYETSDGGYMAVGSIEPQFFAQLVAGLGLDAAAIPGQFELARYDEMRAIFTERFATKTRDEWTKIFAGTDACVTPVLTWGEAAEGEHLLARSTLVTVDGVAQAAPAPRFSRTSPSTPGRPPQSSTDIADIGWT, encoded by the coding sequence ATGACCAACACCGGACCGCTCGCCGGAGTGCGAGTTATCGAACTCGGGGGCATCGGCCCGGGACCGCACGCCGCGATGATGCTCTCGGACCTGGGTGCCGACGTGGTGCGGGTGCGTCGTCCCGGCGGCCTGACCATGCCCGCCGAGAACCTCGATCTGATGCACCGCGGCAAGCGCATCGTGGACCTGGACGTCAAGTCCGAGCCCGGCAAGCTGTTGGACCTGGTCGCCAAAGCCGATGTGCTGCTGGACTGTTTCCGTCCCGGCACCTGCGAACGTCTCGGTATCGGGCCGGCTGAGTGTGAGGCCGTCAATCCGCGCCTGATCTTCGCCCGGATCACCGGCTGGGGCCAGGACGGTCCGCTGGCCACGACGGCCGGTCACGACATCAACTACCTGTCGCAGACCGGCGCGCTGAGCGCGATCGGTTACCGCGACCGCCCGCCGGTGGCCCCGCTCAACCTTGTCGCCGATTTCGGCGGCGGCTCGATGCTCGTCGTCATCGGCATCGTCACCGCGCTGTACGAGCGGGAACGCTCGGGCAAGGGGCAGGTCATCGATGCCGCGATGGTCGATGGCGTCAGCATGCTGGCGCAGATGATGTGGACGATGCGGGCCACCGGATCGCTGCGCGACGAACGCGAGTCGTTCCTGCTCGACGGCGGCGCCCCGTACTACCGGACCTACGAGACGTCCGACGGCGGCTACATGGCGGTCGGGTCGATCGAGCCGCAGTTCTTCGCGCAGCTGGTGGCCGGTCTCGGTCTGGACGCCGCCGCGATCCCCGGGCAGTTCGAACTGGCGCGGTATGACGAGATGCGGGCCATCTTCACGGAGCGGTTCGCCACCAAGACCCGCGACGAGTGGACCAAGATCTTCGCGGGTACCGACGCGTGTGTGACACCGGTGCTCACCTGGGGTGAGGCTGCCGAGGGCGAGCATCTGCTGGCCCGCTCCACCCTGGTCACCGTGGACGGTGTCGCGCAGGCCGCCCCGGCCCCGCGGTTCTCCCGGACCTCGCCTTCGACACCCGGCCGGCCGCCGCAGTCGAGCACCGACATCGCCGACATCGGCTGGACCTGA
- a CDS encoding universal stress protein, whose protein sequence is MTSTDAPVVVGINGSDGALGAARWAGAVAARFGAPLRIVHALPSIGRNLTQTAAALTAAMMSYQRDMAQAFLKAAEEAVRADHPELSISTVSFNEPADQVLIEASREARLVVLGGKTVTPAAALLIGSTALSVATRAACPVVAFRGDRVAPGDGPVVVGVDDSPAAQAALETAFQFADRFGLALNAVRSLSLAAPAETGVSIPLLIDWDGVESAELLALTETVDVHNKNHRGVDAKCFVEPDSPGKALLKHVEDSGLVVVGSRGRNALAGVLLGSTSLNLLHHSPVPVMICRAQGDSDE, encoded by the coding sequence GTGACTTCCACGGACGCACCAGTAGTAGTCGGAATCAACGGCAGTGACGGGGCGCTCGGCGCGGCCCGCTGGGCCGGCGCGGTTGCCGCGCGGTTCGGCGCGCCGCTGCGCATCGTGCACGCCCTGCCGTCCATCGGCCGCAATCTGACCCAGACCGCAGCAGCCCTGACCGCGGCGATGATGTCGTATCAGCGCGACATGGCCCAGGCGTTCCTCAAGGCCGCGGAGGAGGCCGTGCGCGCCGATCATCCCGAGCTGTCGATATCCACGGTCTCGTTCAACGAACCCGCCGACCAGGTGCTGATCGAGGCCAGCCGGGAGGCGCGGCTCGTCGTCCTCGGCGGTAAGACGGTGACCCCCGCGGCAGCCCTGTTGATCGGGTCGACGGCGCTGTCCGTGGCGACGCGGGCCGCGTGCCCGGTGGTCGCCTTCCGCGGGGATCGGGTCGCCCCGGGGGACGGCCCGGTCGTCGTCGGGGTCGACGACAGTCCCGCGGCCCAGGCCGCACTGGAGACGGCATTCCAGTTCGCCGATCGGTTCGGGTTGGCGCTCAATGCCGTGCGCTCGTTGTCGTTGGCTGCACCGGCGGAGACCGGTGTCTCCATCCCGCTGCTGATCGACTGGGACGGTGTGGAGTCCGCCGAACTGCTGGCGCTGACCGAGACCGTCGACGTCCACAACAAGAACCATCGGGGCGTCGACGCCAAATGTTTCGTCGAGCCCGACTCGCCCGGCAAGGCCCTGTTGAAGCACGTCGAGGACTCCGGACTTGTGGTGGTCGGATCCCGCGGGCGCAACGCGCTGGCCGGTGTGCTGCTGGGTTCGACGAGTCTCAACCTGCTGCACCACAGTCCGGTACCGGTGATGATCTGTCGGGCACAAGGAGATTCGGATGAGTGA